From the genome of Chanos chanos chromosome 5, fChaCha1.1, whole genome shotgun sequence, one region includes:
- the rreb1b gene encoding ras-responsive element-binding protein 1 gives MDMENSLSENHVEDAGSAETNEHSGQSGGTEKDLSPTQTQKDMKGKPESDTDLNGMVKNESGNAKTGEKEQEVVSEKQAEEGEDLTSVNSMMTTVMSAGQINGGIDASSSKTPSKTPSKSPSVNRTGRRNQEVKEERSTFICPLCEKNCMTQHQLTMHIRQHNTENGSTDHSCSICGKALSSASSLDRHMLVHSGERPYKCTVCGQTFTTNGNMHRHMKIHDKDPNTIPASSPPSPSKRRRPSAKRKPSLEDEGERISQLPNKKVMMEDLAGGRGAAKREEELLHCPICFKTFICKYGLETHMETHPDTALRCNLCCITFRTHRGLLRHNSVIHKQLPTDPNGRPFIQSNPSIPLGFSDVAFIDFSCHKFPKIAQVWCETNLRRCSSKFHRFVCEVCNKAFPLQASLDLHVATHKGITDTCTDLQKQDKGAFTDTPKLIPDSKEKVEETESCEDAHTANGKMGFMQSLGLQHCSQVKPVQSDEEIQQAIFDSIHVIRVEPPSTNLPQESNGSLGLSLLDPVSLQGKSGGLSLLSLQPLQGGFVNSGLVVRPRSGQTGVELADIQQILKLAASVPTQVTLPLLSKTPGNPFQTEAKQIPPLKPKPLVTPRSHMGTSTPPPSLMSAHQGSSGCISPSLPPPAGQLLRTPRQSSVSSTSSLSSSPSNQSWENLQLGTDGTVTSIMPFDPSNGKIKLEETEAKEKGSKVGCNKKTPAKTEYPCRFCTEVFSFPSGLQAHMQRHLGASPYQCSICSYAAPDKATLIRHLRTHSGERPYVCRLCHYPFTVKANCERHLRKKHMKNTRKEIEKNIEYVTANSTISGTVGVTKLDLLDPASTSNTTCRYCGEDVGSYRALQIHLRTHNGCQRKPFECRQCGAAFLAKRNCIHHLLKQHPEVPEREIEEHINTLVPVTSAHNNPSSNGLLLSANVQLVKQDLGSYTGEADQDQPLDFSSKTQNTTDLGVKTEIDPSSTCLTNESLMEPIDLSMPKDPEKKKMKKETTDTTYVHCPPVEIKKELPLTSIDKHSDTSPGLQTSIQLSLSNLASSTSSDSAKPSTRLKPLLPKPASVSNPSELPPLASIAHIISSVSATPVLLKTEINISSSFGVDKSEGDVDVEKQHDKCPNSSVSPSSATDVSLIENSKRRAKKRSAHEEMCDPGLATDNCIDLESSGEFPSVEKMLATTDTNKFSPYLRTSQVEPAKVDTEKEKPSTSEEEKEGKEDKQKIRPQNKGKKNAYSNSVQKMTCPYCPRVFPWASSLQRHMLTHTGLKPYPCPQCDAFFSTKSNCERHLLRKHGVASRTLQHNGSRNKPKVDEGSQGSGESMSDTEPVAAGDSPDLISNSPQKEENSKACDHSPMNQSGPTAKEQTKKNQGPEISQLTANNNMGTDNNDNDDSQSNKSLDLNLGHNLVDFKLLATEQQSPEATNNTVEAECQPSDFPHTCAICKKSFRHAATLSRHQSIHTQESQPEDGGKKTKRQTSSLATKKETEPEERTETLEKEGNSSGIDSGTEEEEKEKDRSDMEEECGSELKASEDENGSADGKSDKRKKVCSVCSKRFWSLQDLTRHMRSHTGERPYKCQTCERTFTLKHSLVRHQRIHQKAPDGKGVEGGDDVEEGDGTRDDAGPEVEEGGKCQSSSESESAELTIPNSSNPLTEKEKESEETAQPAENSKEQDKKQPEAEKQLMSMAGSSEELPQETQTDSASTDVSHRSDS, from the exons ATGG acaTGGAGAACAGCTTGTCTGAGAATCATGTTGAGGATGCTGGTAGTGCTGAAACAAATGAGCATTCTGGCCAGTCTGGAGGGACAGAAAAGGACCTTTctcctacacagacacaaaaggaTATGAAAG GAAAACCGGAGAGTGATACAGACCTTAATGGAATGGTTAAAAACGAGAGTGGAAATGCAAaaactggagagaaagaacaagaagtGGTGAGTGAAAAACAAGCGGAAGAAGGAGAGGACCTGACCTCTGTCAACTCGATGATGACTACTGTAATGAGTGCTGGCCAGATAAATGGAGGCATAGACGCATCCTCCTCAAAGACTCCATCTAAAACTCCCAGCAAATCACCATCTGTTAATCGCACTGGGAGGCGAAACCAG GAGGTTAAAGAAGAACGTTCAACCTTCATATGCCCACTCTGTGAAAAGAACTGTATGACTCAGCATCAGCTCACTATGCACATCAGACAg CATAACACAGAGAATGGAAGCACTGACCATTCCTGTAGTATTTGTGGGAAGGCCCTTAGCTCTGCCAGCTCTCTGGATCGCCACATGCTGGTACACAGTGGAGAGAGGCCCTACAAGTGCACAGTGTGTGGCCAGACCTTCACTACCAATGGCAACATGCACAG GCACATGAAAATCCATGACAAGGATCCAAACACTATCCCAGCCTCCAGTCCTCCATCTCCGAGCAAACGTCGCCGACCCTCCGCAAAGAGGAAGCCCAGTCTGGAGGATGAGGGCGAACGAATCAGTCAGCTTCCCAATAAAAAG GTTATGATGGAGGATTTggcaggagggaggggggcCGCCAAACGTGAAGAGGAGCTGCTACATTGTCCAATATGTTTCAAGACCTTCATATGTAAATATGGTTTGGAAacacacatggagacacaccCTGACACTGCACTCAG GTGTAATCTGTGTTGCATCACCTTCCGAACTCACCGGGGCCTTCTTCGGCACAACTCCGTTATTCATAAGCAGCTGCCCACTGATCCAAATGGACGACCTTTTATCCAGAGCAACCCATCCATCCCTCTGGGGTTCAGTGATGTGGCCTTCATTGACTTTTCTTGCCACAAGTTCCCTAAAATTGCTCAG GTGTGGTGTGAAACAAATTTGCGCCGATGCTCAAGCAAGTTCCATCGGTTTGTTTGTGAGGTCTGCAACAAGGCCTTTCCTCTACAGGCATCTCTAGATCTGCACGTAGCAACACACAAAGGCATTACAGATACATGTACTGATTTACAGAAGCAAGATAAAGGTGCTTTCACCGATACACCAAAACTGATCCCTGACTCCAAGGAGAAAGTAGAGGAAACAGAATCTTGTGAAGATGCACATACAGCCAATGGGAAGATGGGCTTCATGCAGTCCCTTGGTCTCCAGCATTGTTCCCAGGTCAAGCCTGTTCAGTCTGATGAGGAAATCCAGCAAGCAATTTTCGACAGCATCCATGTTATTCGTGTTGAGCCCCCTTCAACAAATCTACCTCAAGAGTCAAATGGAAGTCTAGGCCTCTCCCTCCTGGACCCTGTTTCCCTTCAGGGAAAGAGTGGTGGCCTGAGCCTATTGTCTCTGCAGCCCCTCCAGGGTGGATTTGTTAACAGTGGGTTGGTTGTCCGGCCCAGGAGTGGTCAAACTGGAGTAGAGTTGGCTGATATTCAGCAAATTTTGAAGTTAGCAGCCTCTGTGCCCACCCAGGTGACCCTTCCCCTGCTCTCTAAAACTCCAGGAAATCCCTTTCAGACCGAGGCTAAGCAGATTCCTCCATTAAAACCTAAGCCACTGGTGACTCCTCGATCCCACATGGGTACGTCCACACCACCTCCATCTCTCATGAGTGCACACCAGGGCTCATCAGGGTGCATCAGTCCCAGTTTGCCTCCCCCTGCAGGCCAGCTTCTCAGGACCCCTAGGCAGTCCTCAGTTTCCTCAACCTCTTCACTGTCCTCTTCCCCTTCTAATCAAAGCTGGGAAAACCTCCAGCTGGGGACAGATGGCACCGTTACCTCAATCATGCCCTTTGACCCATCAAATGGCAAAATCAAGCTGGAAGAGACTGAGGCAAAAGAAAAGGGATCAAAAGTGGGatgcaacaaaaaaactccCGCTAAAACAGAGTACCCATGCCGGTTTTGTACTGAAGTCTTCTCCTTCCCCAGTGGCCTACAGGCTCATATGCAGCGCCACCTCGGGGCCTCACCTTACCAGTGCAGTATTTGCAGTTATGCTGCCCCTGACAAAGCTACTCTGATTCGTCACCTCCGAACACATAGCGGTGAACGCCCATATGTCTGCCGCCTCTGTCACTACCCCTTCACTGTGAAGGCCAACTGTGAACGGCACTTGCGcaagaaacacatgaaaaacaccCGCAAAGAGATTGAGAAAAACATTGAGTATGTGACTGCCAACTCAACCATTAGTGGTACAGTTGGTGTTACTAAACTGGATCTGCTAGACCCGGCTAGCACTAGTAACACCACATGTCGCTATTGTGGGGAAGATGTAGGGAGTTACCGAGCTCTCCAGATTCATCTGCGAACACACAATGGCTGTCAGCGCAAACCATTTGAGTGCCGACAGTGTGGAGCAGCCTTTCTTGCTAAGAGGAACTGCATCCACCACTTGTTAAAGCAACATCCAGAAGTTCCTGAGAGAGAAATCGAAGAACACATTAACACCCTTGTGCCTGTTACTTCTGCTCATAACAACCCTTCCTCAAATGGCCTGCTCCTCAGTGCTAATGTACAGCTAGTTAAGCAGGACTTGGGTTCCTATACTGGAGAAGCTGACCAAGACCAGCCACTTGACTTCTCCAGCAAGACCCAGAATACAACAGACTTGGGCGTCAAAACTGAGATTGATCCTTCCTCTACATGCTTGACTAATGAAAGCCTCATGGAGCCCATTGACCTTTCAATGCCTAAGGAcccagagaagaagaaaatgaagaaagaaactACAGACACCACATATGTACATTGTCCACCTGTAGAGATCAAGAAAGAGTTGCCCTTGACAAGCATAGACAAGCACTCAGATACTTCCCCTGGCTTGCAGACCTCCATTCAGCTGTCTCTGTCCAATTTGGCCTCATCTACCAGCAGTGATTCAGCCAAACCCTCCACACGACTGAAACCTCTGCTGCCAAAACCAGCTTCTGTCTCAAATCCCTCAGAGCTGCCACCTTTGGCGTCCATTGCCCATATCATCTCCTCAGTGTCTGCCACCCCTGTGTTGCTCAAAACAGAGATTAATATTAGCTCTTCTTTTGGTGTTGATAAAAGTGAGGGGGACGTAGATGTTGAGAAACAGCATGATAAGTGTCCTAATAGCAGTGTCAGCCCCAGCTCTGCTACAGATGTTTCTCTCATTGAAAATTCAAAAAGGAGAGCCAAGAAGAGATCAGCCCATGAGGAGATGTGTGATCCAGGGTTGGCCACAGACAACTGTATCGATCTAGAGTCCAGTGGAGAGTTTCCAAGTGTCGAGAAAATGCTGGCGaccactgacacaaacaaattcagcCCATACCTGAGAACAAGCCAGGTGGAGCCAGCGAAGgtggacacagagaaagaaaagccatCTACTAGTGAGGAGGAAAAGGAAGGGAaggaagacaaacagaagaTACGGCCACAGAACAAAGGGAAGAAAAATGCCTATTCAAATTCGGTGCAGAAGATGACATGTCCATATTGCCCACGCGTGTTTCCTTGGGCTAGCTCATTGCAGAGacacatgctaacacacacag GTTTGAAGCCATATCCCTGTCCTCAGTGTGATGCCTTCTTCTCCACCAAGTCCAATTGTGAACGTCACCTTCTTCGTAAACATGGGGTTGCCAGTCGTACACTGCAACACAATGGGTCACGGAATAAACCAAAGGTTGATGAGGGGTCACAAGGAAGTGGAG AGAGCATGTCAGACACTGAACCAGTGGCAGCTGGAGATTCTCCGGACCTAATCTCCAACAGTCcgcaaaaggaagaaaactcAAAGGCCTGTGATCACAGTCCAATGAACCAGTCGGGACCAACAGCCAAAGAGCAAACTAAGAAGAATCAAGGCCCAGAGATCTCACAACtaacagcaaacaacaacatGGGAACAGACAATAATGACAATGATGACTCGCAAAGCAATAAAAGTCTTGACCTCAATCTGGGCCACAACTTAGTTGACTTTAAGCTCTTGGCAACTGAGCAGCAGTCACCAGAGgccacaaacaacacagtggaGGCAGAATGTCAACCATCAGACTTTCCACACACATGTGCAATCTGCAAAAAGAGCTTCCGCCATGCAGCCACTCTTAGTCGCCATCAGTCCATTCATACGCAGGAGAGTCAGCCAGAGGATGGAGGCAAGAAGACTAAGCGTCAAACCTCTAGCCTGgctacaaaaaaagagacagagccggaggagaggacagaaactCTGGAGAAAGAAGGGAACAGCAGTGGCATAGACAGTGGtactgaggaggaggaaaaggaaaaagacaggaGTGATATGGAAGAGGAGTGTGGCTCTGAGCTGAAGGCTTCGGAGGATGAAAATGGGTCAGCCGATGGTAAATCTGACAAGAGGAAAAAggtctgcagtgtgtgcagcAAACGTTTCTGGAGCCTGCAGGACCTGACTAGacacatgcgctcacacacag GTGAGAGACCGTATAAATGCCAAACATGCGAGCGTACTTTCACTCTGAAACACAGTTTGGTAAGGCATCAGCGTATCCACCAGAAAGCTCCCGATGGCAAAGGGGTAGAGGGTGGAGATGATGTTGAAGAAGGAGATGGAACTAGAGATGATGCTGGGCCTGAAGTGGAGGAGGGGGGCAAGTGTCAATCAAGCAGTGAGAGTGAATCAGCAGAGCTGACCATTCCAAACAGCTCCAACCCTCTCacggagaaagagaaggagagcgagGAGACTGCCCAGCCAGCAGAGAACAGCAAggaacaagacaaaaaacagcCAGAGGCGGAAAAGCAATTGATGAGCATGGCAGGATCCTCAGAGGAACTTCCACAAGAAACTCAGACCGACTCTGCCTCCACAGACGTCTCTCACCGCAGTGATTCATAA
- the nrn1b gene encoding neuritin 1b, with protein sequence MGLILTNKCNLLFLTLEIGALLLAAQAAGTCETVFKGFSDCLLNLGENMVSFPQELGDRENLRTICSYWDDFHSCATTAIADCQDGAEDVWEEIKTQSRSLNFQGSLFELCAADSGIRGLVVKRKYISAKGFITEQCEYSRSGKSPAWDLCILIKGTTWQQFPYPAKAALFA encoded by the exons ATGGGATTAATTTTGACCAATAAATGCAATTTATTGTTTCTTACATTGGAAATAG GCGCTCTGCTGCTGGCAGCACAAGCAGCTGGAACATGTGAAACTGTATTTAAAGGCTTTTCGGACTGTTTGCTCAACCTTGGAGAAAACATGGTCAGCTTCCCACAGGAGCTGGGCGACAGAGAGAACCTGAGGACAATTTGCTC GTATTGGGATGACTTTCACTCCTGCGCAACGACAGCAATCGCCGATTGCCAAGATGGAGCGGAGGATGTTTGGGAAGAGATCAAAACGCAATCCAGGAGTTTGAATTTTCAGGGAAGCCTGTTTGAACTCTGTGCAGCAGAT AGTGGAATAAGAGGGCTAGTGGTGAAGAGGAAGTACATCAGTGCCAAAGGCTTCATCACAGAACAGTGTGAATACAGCAGGTCAGGAAAATCACCAGCCTGGGATCTCTGCATCCTCATTAAAGGGACCACCTGGCAGCAATTTCCTTACCCTGCTAAAGCTGCCTTATTTGCTTAG